GAGCTCGAGGGCGAGGCGACGGTGTAGCGCGGCTTGAGAGACGCGTTTCACAAAGAAAGTCTCTCACTCCAAGCAAAGCGAAGTGGAAGCGGTTCACAGGAAAAAGGCGCCCCATCAAAGCGGGCGCCATGTTCGATTACTGTTTGCGCTCTTGCCGGCGGATGCCGGCTGCCGCAGCGCGCGCCTGTGCTTCAAGGTCTTCATGGTCGGCAAATTCTGCCGAGTATTCCACATCGATGCCGTCAGATTTCAGCTGTTTCGGCACTTGCGGCAAAGTCGCCTTGTTTTTGTCGCGCGTCCGTTGTCCGCGAGAACGGCCCATCATCCATGCCCCCTATCCAAAAGTGTGAATCGTACGATTCAATCATTAGGATGGCATGGACGGCGCCAGCGTATAAATAGCAATCGTTTCTAGTGGCGCGCCTTTTTGGCCGTATAGCCGCCCGCTTGGTCCGCCATTTTAAAATCCCGGGCATAGCTTACTTCTTGGGCGCTTGTCAGCGTATGCTTCGATTTTTCGCGTTTTCGTTTTTCCGCCATCGCTTGTTCCCTCGCTTTGCATCAATATTCCTTTAGTTCCATTTTGCGCAAAACCAGCCGTTTTTATGCGTAAAAAAGAGGATGTCCGTTTGGACAGCCTCTTTTTGCATCAGATGCGCTCTTGCGCGGCTTATGCCTCTTTGCGCTGTTCTTCATTGTGGGCAAAGGAAGGATGGCGCATTGTATAGAGCGTGTAGTTGTCTTTTGTAATTTCGTACAAATTGTATACATCCGCGCCGATTTGCTCGAGCAACGCCCGCCGCGTTTCATTGGCCGGCGTGACGTACGGCAGTTTTTCCGCCGCTTTGATCGAGCGGACGTTGACTTTGCGAATGCGCAAAAACACGGTCTCGATCGACAGCTCATAAAACAGCTCATGGAAAAACGCTTCTTTGGCGCGCCGATTGTAACCGAGCCCGTGATACGGCTTGCCGAGCCACGTGCCTAAAAAGCCGGCGCCATCTTGGATATCAAAGAGGCTGATTGTGCCGATCGGGTTTCCCCATTCGTCTAAAATCGTGCGCGAAATCAATTCGCCGCGTTCTTCCGCCTCCATGAGCTGTTTTGTCATGAATAAAAACTCTTCGTACGAGCTGGCTTTTTGGCGCACGAAAGGGAAGACGTCCGGATGCACCATCAGCTCGTACAGCGCATGGCAGTCTTGCAGCTCGCGTTTTTTCAACATGGCCAATCCCTCCTTTGGATGCCGAGGGCAGCCTCCCAGCGGGAACCCACCCTCGAAATTTTTTTATTAAAACTTCATTAAAAAAATTTCGGGGTGGGAATCGAACCCACTAGGACCAGCGCGAGCGCTGGTGACGCACCATTTGCCTTCCCCTTGTTCCTGTCCGTATGCGATTATGACGACAACTAGCCTAAGGTCTCCTTTATCATACACGATCGGAGGAAAAAAGGGAATTGTTTTTTTGTTAATTTTTTTTGGATATTTTTTGTCGGTCATGGGGCAAAAGCAAATCGGTGAGACAGCCTTCCAACGTTGGAAACGAAAAGCGGAAGCCGTCTTGCAATAGCTTCTCTGGAATGACGCGTTGCCCTTCGGTGACAAGCATGCTCATTT
Above is a window of Geobacillus thermoleovorans DNA encoding:
- a CDS encoding GNAT family N-acetyltransferase; translated protein: MLKKRELQDCHALYELMVHPDVFPFVRQKASSYEEFLFMTKQLMEAEERGELISRTILDEWGNPIGTISLFDIQDGAGFLGTWLGKPYHGLGYNRRAKEAFFHELFYELSIETVFLRIRKVNVRSIKAAEKLPYVTPANETRRALLEQIGADVYNLYEITKDNYTLYTMRHPSFAHNEEQRKEA
- a CDS encoding YfhD family protein, with protein sequence MGRSRGQRTRDKNKATLPQVPKQLKSDGIDVEYSAEFADHEDLEAQARAAAAGIRRQERKQ
- a CDS encoding YfhE family protein; protein product: MAEKRKREKSKHTLTSAQEVSYARDFKMADQAGGYTAKKARH